One segment of Ricinus communis isolate WT05 ecotype wild-type chromosome 8, ASM1957865v1, whole genome shotgun sequence DNA contains the following:
- the LOC8287646 gene encoding probable disease resistance RPP8-like protein 2 has product MDVAGLYIGLEDRNSLAVLGKLSNLLIHESVPLLGFEDQLELIESKLREVAAGDYIFYLKNFGDIVRDIEEVIDVLATLADEKRAYIEIFPLFLVVFGFNQRSGDVQASFERGIFLIHCALALNDLIHQYKLKGKLDEIRYEIFSSRRTLRGGGSWRGSLPKELESSETIISPVLEKTIALSNQRDVSPAVRKKARKLRDNFTVLQVCLNYLESKELSEHGMSWVEKICDVSRSAEDVISLFMCGRKDLSKSWKGHNFLNVVSAFDNFNSQKKLGQEVDRINSRLEDIIRSRSDEDLIASAKPTFPRQFAPRRPINKSPPPPPPPCIAGSDSRADTESSTFAASGSSSGNDVFSSLSDEDFDDNEEDVKLPEQTQLKCLGQLVSNLQGDQITKPLLPSFQKEQTQHSTMSSSDDTTIVSTMTSLGDDEQVDITGFEQDADDIMEMLLKDDPNCHTISIVGIEGIGQKEVAKLVYEHPATRNHFPHRAWVPRPLFNDLIEQIVGEKIDIGYYHRYRNGYLHLLNQMFKAKKYLIIIDKVYSTNLWDDIREAFDGLSNGTRVVFITYETNFFFPGQRRTPEVSERNFIYRLHLRNDDESWVLFTRSLKMSIHPDLLKLKRQILRRCGGLPTIIQKLAGQLSEKDATLEEWSSVLEQLSHDKEPWKGALCKINKELPLYLRRCLFYFGLFPQDLEIPERRLIALWVAEGLGRQKGDKESPESVSEKCLMELVDQNVIQVAKKKLNGKIKTCRLPHSLRVHWLSKAKEASFIPDNSSSSSSDSRGIIRRLADHLDPEDPSYNDIHGKGNNSSRYSRYRDVISFLSFDNREGIKAGEDLGNFLDRCICTQSFHFLWVLDLERVYKPKLPKAIGQLIRLRYFGLRSTYLVILPFFIYKLLNLQTLDLKRTHINTIPSSIWKMKKLRHLFLDDSSRSMFLPRPKSSTLVDLQTLWGACLDEESPVKNGLDTLLNIKKLGLKCRISVPPKTEAMSSQLDAIANWILSLKGLQSLRLKSFDESNKPWNLHLDSLSGHVDLCSIYLAGKLKNQHLISEFPKNLIELTLSASGLVEDPMQALDKLPNLKIVILLLGSFIGKRMLCRFGGFPKLEVLKFKKLMQLEEWNVEEGALPSLKDLEIESCSNLKMISAGLRLVSTLREVKLAKMPMIASKIKDHQGEEWNKIAHARNVCIED; this is encoded by the coding sequence ATGGATGTGGCTGGCCTATATATTGGTCTAGAAGACCGCAATTCCTTAGCTGTTCTAGGTAAGCTCTCCAATCTACTCATTCATGAATCAGTTCCCTTACTTGGCTTTGAAGATCAGCTGGAACTCATTGAAAGCAAACTGAGAGAAGTAGCTGCAGGAgactatatattttatctcaAGAACTTTGGGGATATTGTTCGCGACATTGAAGAAGTCATTGATGTCTTAGCAACACTTGCAGATGAAAAAAGGgcatatatagaaatatttcctttatttttagtCGTTTTCGGTTTCAATCAAAGGTCGGGCGATGTCCAAGCGAGCTTTGAACGGGGAATATTTCTTATTCATTGTGCTTTAGCATTGAATGATTTGATTCATCAATATAAGCTTAAGGGGAAGTTAGATGAGATCCGTTATGAAATCTTTTCATCAAGAAGAACACTTAGAGGCGGTGGGTCATGGAGGGGTTCCTTGCCCAAGGAATTGGAATCTAGTGAGACCATCATTTCTCCTGTTTTAGAGAAAACTATAGCCTTGTCTAATCAGAGAGATGTTAGTCCTGCAGTGAGAAAAAAGGCCAGAAAATTAAGAGATAACTTTACTGTTTTGCAAGTTTGTCTTAATTATTTGGAATCCAAAGAATTGAGCGAACATGGAATGAGTTGGGTGGAAAAGATCTGTGATGTTTCTCGCTCAGCTGAGGATGTTATTAGTTTATTCATGTGTGGAAGAAAAGATCTGAGCAAGAGTTGGAAAGGGcataattttttgaatgtAGTTTCTGCATTCGACAACTTCAACTCTCAAAAAAAGCTTGGCCAGGAAGTGGACAGAATCAATAGTAGATTGGAAGATATAATAAGATCCCGTAGCGATGAAGACCTTATTGCTAGTGCTAAACCAACCTTTCCTAGGCAATTTGCTCCAAGACGTCCAATTAACAAATCGCCACCGCCCCCTCCTCCTCCGTGCATTGCTGGATCTGATAGCAGGGCAGACACAGAATCATCAACTTTTGCAGCATCAGGGTCTTCTTCTGGTAATgatgttttttcttctttaagcGATGAGGACTTTGATGACAACGAGGAAGACGTGAAACTTCCAGAGCAAACTCAACTGAAATGTCTGGGCcaattggtttcaaatttacaGGGAGATCAAATTACAAAGCCTCTGCTGCCTTCTTTTCAAAAGGAACAAACTCAACATTCTACAATGTCCAGCTCCGATGATACTACTATTGTGTCAACAATGACATCTTTAGGTGATGATGAACAAGTAGATATCACTGGCTTTGAACAGGATGCGGATGATATCATGGAGATGTTACTCAAGGATGACCCAAATTGCCATACTATTTCAATTGTGGGCATTGAAGGCATTGGTCAGAAAGAAGTTGCAAAGCTTGTGTACGAACATCCTGCCACAAGAAATCACTTTCCCCACCGTGCTTGGGTTCCTAGGCCACTTTTTAATGATCTCATAGAACAGATTGTGGGGGAGAAAATTGACATTGGTTACTATCACCGTTATCGGAATGGTTATTTGCATCTTCTAAACCAGATGTTCAAGGCGAAGAAGTATCTCATCATTATTGATAAAGTATATTCGACAAATTTATGGGATGATATTCGTGAAGCATTTGATGGCTTATCCAATGGAACCAGAGTTGTATTCATTACTTACGAGacaaacttcttttttccAGGACAAAGACGGACTCCAGAGGTGAGTGAAAGAAATTTCATTTACAGACTGCACTTAAGAAATGATGATGAGAGCTGGGTACTGTTTACTCGTAGTCTCAAGATGAGCATTCATCCAGACCTGCTAAAACTGAAAAGACAAATCCTAAGAAGATGTGGAGGCCTACCAACCATTATACAGAAGCTTGCAGGTCAACTATCAGAGAAAGATGCAACTCTTGAAGAGTGGTCAAGTGTGCTTGAGCAGCTCAGTCATGATAAAGAACCTTGGAAAGGAGCTCTATGCAAGATTAATAAGGAATTGCCACTATACCTGAGGAGATGtctcttttattttggattaTTCCCTCAAGATTTGGAGATTCCAGAAAGAAGATTGATTGCCTTGTGGGTTGCAGAGGGTTTAGGCCGTCAAAAGGGTGATAAAGAATCTCCGGAATCTGTTTCAGAGAAATGCTTAATGGAGCTAGTAGACCAGAACGTTATACAAGTGGCAAAGAAGAAGCTTAATGGAAAAATTAAGACATGCCGCCTGCCTCATTCTCTGCGAGTACACTGGCTGTCCAAAGCCAAGGAAGCTAGTTTTATTCCAGACAACAGTAGCAGCAGCTCAAGTGACAGTAGAGGTATAATACGTCGTCTGGCTGATCATCTTGACCCAGAGGATCCTAGCTATAATGATATCCATGGTAAAGGTAATAATTCTTCTCGTTACTCCCGTTACAGAGATGTCATCTCTTTTCTGTCTTTTGACAATAGAGAAGGAATTAAAGCTGGAGAAGATTTAGGGAATTTTCTTGATCGATGCATCTGCACCCAGTCCTTCCATTTTCTCTGGGTGTTGGATCTTGAACGTGTATACAAGCCAAAATTGCCGAAAGCAATAGGTCAACTCATTCGGTTGAGGTACTTTGGCTTGAGATCAACCTACTTGGTTATTCTTCCCTTCTTCATTTACAAACTACTGAACCTCCAGACTCTGGATTTAAAACGTACCCACATCAACACTATTCCCAGTTCAATCTGGAAGATGAAGAAGCTGCGGCATTTGTTCCTTGACGACAGTTCGCGGAGCATGTTCCTGCCTCGACCAAAAAGCAGCACTTTAGTGGATCTCCAAACACTGTGGGGTGCGTGTCTAGATGAGGAGAGTCCAGTGAAAAATGGCTTGGATACACTATTGAATATCAAGAAATTAGGATTGAAATGTAGGATATCTGTACCACCCAAAACGGAAGCCATGTCCTCACAGCTGGATGCCATCGCGAATTGGATTTTAAGCCTTAAAGGCCTTCAATCCTTGAGATTGAAATCATTTGACGAATCAAATAAACCATGGAATCTGCACTTGGATTCTTTGTCAGGCCATGTTGATCTATGCAGTATCTATTTGGCAGGAAAGCTAAAGAATCAACATCTGATATCTGAGTTCCCCAAGAATCTTATTGAGCTCACCTTGTCAGCATCTGGACTGGTAGAGGACCCAATGCAAGCATTGGACAAGCTTCCTAATCTAAAAATCGTGATATTGTTGTTGGGATCATTTATAGGAAAGAGAATGCTTTGCAGATTCGGAGGATTTCCTAAGCTTGAAGTCCTTAAATTCAAGAAGCTGATGCAACTAGAGGAATGGAATGTAGAGGAAGGAGCACTGCCTAGCCTGAAAGACTTGGAGATTGAATCCTGTAGCAATCTAAAGATGATTTCTGCTGGCCTACGGCTTGTTAGTACTCTCCGAGAAGTAAAACTAGCAAAAATGCCAATGATAGCATCAAAGATAAAAGATCATCAGGGCGAGGAGTGGAATAAAATTGCCCATGCACGCAATGTCTGCATAGAAGATTGA